Proteins found in one Bacillota bacterium genomic segment:
- a CDS encoding ABC-ATPase domain-containing protein — translation MVRIENLSDTLRRIEGRGYKAYQDIRGEYAYRDANLEFILIVDHVQADPFAPPSRIRVQVPQRVAGFPQRYLESKIRRVALSDFLTRSFALAARARTKTSGPGAGPWASSSHEAEVGVPIGGTGRSGQVSIARSGQEILERNSVLIDENMVEVRFTVGLPAAGRRILGRAAQAIFLELLPRIVAGALIYKALPAESLDRHVKTAEDAEALRGMLGEKGLVAFVGNGAILPRRSGVDDRPLPAERAIPFSSPPSLEVEFDLPNRGRTRGMGIPEGVTLIVGGGYHGKSTLLRAIERGVYNHIPGDGRELVVTSPLAMKIRAEDGRAVTRTDISPFIKGLPLGGDTRSFSTENASGSTSQAANIMEALEAGAKVLLVDEDTSATNFMIRDRRMQALVAKAKEPITPFIDRIESLKESGVSTILVLGGSGDYFDVADTVIMMDEYRPVDVTRRAKDIARELQTGRINEAGEDRPFPRPRVPASLGLGDMEGRRSKVKAMGTDAIRLGHEEIDLSFVEQVVDDGQTRFIADALRYLGRKLVNGRSTIPELISRLWAVLEREGLDAVAPYVRGDYCMARPLEVAAALNRLRTLQIK, via the coding sequence TTGGTACGAATCGAGAATCTATCCGACACATTGCGACGCATTGAGGGGAGGGGCTATAAAGCGTATCAGGACATTCGTGGAGAGTATGCCTACAGGGACGCGAATCTCGAATTCATCCTCATCGTCGACCACGTCCAGGCCGACCCGTTTGCTCCTCCCAGCCGGATCAGGGTCCAGGTCCCGCAGCGGGTCGCGGGCTTCCCGCAGCGCTACCTCGAGAGCAAGATCCGGCGGGTGGCCCTATCGGACTTCCTGACCAGGAGCTTCGCGCTCGCTGCAAGGGCGAGGACAAAAACGAGCGGTCCCGGCGCAGGCCCCTGGGCAAGCTCGAGCCACGAGGCTGAGGTGGGCGTTCCAATAGGGGGCACCGGCAGGAGCGGGCAGGTTTCAATAGCCAGGTCCGGCCAGGAGATACTGGAGCGCAATTCCGTCCTGATAGATGAGAATATGGTGGAAGTCAGGTTCACCGTCGGGCTGCCAGCCGCGGGCCGGAGGATACTAGGCAGGGCGGCTCAGGCCATTTTTTTGGAGCTCTTACCCAGGATCGTAGCTGGGGCGCTGATATATAAGGCTTTGCCCGCTGAGTCGCTGGACAGGCACGTGAAGACGGCGGAAGATGCTGAGGCCCTCAGAGGCATGCTGGGTGAGAAGGGCCTGGTGGCCTTCGTCGGCAACGGGGCCATATTGCCGCGGCGAAGCGGGGTTGATGACAGGCCGCTGCCGGCGGAGAGGGCAATCCCATTTTCATCGCCACCATCCCTCGAGGTTGAATTCGATTTGCCCAACAGGGGACGCACCAGGGGCATGGGGATTCCCGAAGGCGTTACGCTGATAGTGGGCGGTGGTTACCATGGTAAGTCGACGTTGTTGAGGGCCATCGAACGGGGCGTCTACAACCATATACCCGGGGACGGGCGGGAGCTCGTGGTGACCTCGCCCCTGGCCATGAAGATCCGGGCCGAGGACGGCCGGGCCGTCACCAGGACGGATATAAGCCCATTCATCAAAGGCCTGCCGTTGGGCGGCGACACCCGGTCCTTTTCGACGGAGAATGCGAGCGGCAGCACATCGCAGGCCGCAAATATAATGGAGGCGCTGGAGGCGGGCGCGAAGGTGCTGCTGGTCGACGAGGATACCTCCGCTACCAACTTCATGATCAGGGACCGGAGGATGCAGGCCCTTGTCGCGAAGGCAAAGGAGCCCATAACGCCGTTCATCGACAGGATAGAGTCGCTCAAGGAGTCCGGGGTCTCTACCATACTCGTGCTGGGCGGGTCGGGCGATTACTTTGATGTGGCGGATACGGTCATAATGATGGATGAGTACAGGCCCGTCGACGTCACACGAAGGGCAAAGGATATAGCGCGTGAGCTCCAGACAGGCCGCATAAACGAGGCGGGCGAGGACCGCCCATTCCCGAGGCCGAGGGTCCCGGCCTCGCTCGGGCTCGGGGATATGGAGGGCCGCCGGTCGAAGGTGAAGGCCATGGGCACGGATGCTATCCGCCTTGGCCACGAGGAGATCGACCTTTCCTTTGTAGAGCAGGTGGTGGACGACGGACAGACCAGGTTTATCGCCGACGCCTTGAGATACCTGGGCAGGAAGCTCGTCAATGGCCGGTCGACGATTCCCGAGCTCATATCGAGACTCTGGGCCGTCCTCGAGCGGGAAGGCCTGGACGCGGTAGCCCCATATGTGCGGGGTGATTATTGCATGGCAAGGCCACTGGAGGTCGCCGCAGCCTTGAACAGATTGCGGACCCTGCAGATAAAGTAG
- a CDS encoding cysteine hydrolase, with the protein MSKEAGEVLLVIDMLNDFIDPRGALYVGDEAREVVGPIRRRVERARREGIPVIYVCDRHLESDPEFRMFPKHCVTGTWGAEVVAELAPGPEDRVIPKRRYSAFFQTDLDLTLRELGVGRLVIAGVCTNICDLYTAADARMLNYEVVVPRDCVASFDRAAHDFALSEMERTLGAKIE; encoded by the coding sequence ATGTCCAAGGAAGCCGGGGAGGTCTTGCTTGTCATAGATATGTTGAACGACTTCATAGACCCCCGGGGCGCCCTTTATGTAGGCGATGAGGCCCGGGAGGTAGTCGGGCCCATAAGAAGGCGGGTAGAGCGGGCGAGACGCGAGGGCATCCCGGTCATCTACGTGTGCGACCGCCACCTCGAGTCCGACCCGGAGTTTCGGATGTTTCCGAAACATTGCGTGACAGGGACATGGGGAGCCGAGGTCGTGGCGGAGCTTGCGCCCGGGCCGGAAGACCGCGTGATCCCGAAGCGCCGCTACAGCGCATTCTTCCAAACGGATCTCGACCTCACGCTCCGGGAGCTCGGTGTGGGCCGCCTCGTAATCGCGGGGGTCTGCACAAACATATGCGACCTCTACACGGCCGCGGACGCCAGGATGCTGAATTACGAGGTGGTCGTGCCGCGGGACTGCGTCGCGTCCTTTGACCGCGCGGCGCACGATTTCGCCCTCTCCGAGATGGAGAGGACGCTGGGGGCCAAGATAGAGTAG
- a CDS encoding alpha/beta fold hydrolase, translated as MTRTTRDPVTFSNKGQKIIGVLHKPGNSSPGGGEPSGKAPGVALFHGFTGQKVEAHRIFVKLAEMLANKGIWTLRFDFRGSGDSEGEFSEMTFEGEVSDAIAALDFLCGQDGVDPGRVGILGLSMGGAVAACVGGRDPRVKSVVLWSAVADFAGVPLFADNVKLLQELDNNGRLNEVDLEGDVVGRDFLLGLAGAKPYEEIKKAKAPVLIVHGDADATVPVSHSEIFERAITGAGGKAEVYILPGADHTYNSREWESKVLQKSIEWFEKTLKKT; from the coding sequence ATGACCCGCACCACGAGAGACCCTGTAACCTTCTCAAATAAGGGACAAAAGATCATAGGGGTTTTGCACAAGCCTGGCAACTCGAGCCCTGGCGGAGGGGAACCCAGCGGCAAGGCCCCGGGCGTGGCCCTATTCCACGGCTTTACTGGCCAGAAGGTTGAGGCGCACCGGATTTTTGTAAAACTTGCTGAGATGCTGGCAAATAAGGGGATCTGGACCTTGAGGTTTGACTTCAGGGGCTCCGGTGACAGCGAGGGCGAGTTCTCCGAGATGACCTTCGAAGGCGAGGTTTCCGATGCCATAGCTGCCCTGGACTTCCTGTGCGGCCAGGACGGGGTCGACCCCGGGAGGGTGGGAATACTCGGGCTGAGCATGGGCGGCGCCGTGGCCGCCTGCGTAGGGGGCAGGGACCCGCGGGTAAAGTCGGTGGTCCTCTGGTCAGCGGTGGCCGATTTTGCCGGAGTTCCACTCTTCGCGGACAATGTGAAGCTGCTGCAGGAGCTTGACAACAATGGCCGGCTCAATGAGGTAGACCTCGAGGGAGATGTTGTGGGCAGGGATTTCTTGCTGGGCCTGGCCGGGGCCAAGCCTTATGAGGAAATAAAGAAAGCAAAGGCCCCCGTTCTCATAGTCCACGGCGACGCCGACGCCACCGTCCCGGTATCACACAGCGAGATATTTGAGCGGGCCATAACAGGGGCCGGCGGGAAGGCCGAGGTCTATATCCTTCCCGGCGCCGACCACACCTACAACTCCCGGGAGTGGGAATCAAAGGTGCTCCAGAAGTCAATCGAGTGGTTTGAAAAAACCTTGAAAAAAACCTGA
- a CDS encoding endonuclease III domain-containing protein translates to MQAETPTEQACIGQAYVLEIYERLLGHFGPQHWWPGETPFEVVVGAILTQSAAWRNVEKAISNLKAEGYLSLDGILGLPEARLTALIRPSGYYNAKARKLKAFCSFLAEAYQGSLEAMCARPLDEVRAELLNVYGIGRETADSILLYACGLPTFVVDAYTRRIFERLGLIGPRRGYEEIRRFFMDRLPASVPLFNEYHALLVALGKDICLLRKPRCESCPLNSICDNYASSASAAASAAPHQAIAGV, encoded by the coding sequence ATGCAGGCAGAGACTCCAACTGAACAGGCATGTATAGGGCAGGCATATGTGCTGGAGATTTATGAACGTCTCCTGGGCCACTTTGGGCCCCAGCACTGGTGGCCGGGGGAAACCCCATTCGAGGTCGTGGTGGGGGCTATTCTCACCCAGTCGGCCGCATGGCGAAATGTGGAGAAGGCGATCTCCAACCTCAAGGCGGAAGGTTATCTGTCCCTGGATGGGATCCTTGGCCTGCCGGAGGCGAGGCTTACGGCGCTCATCCGGCCGTCGGGCTATTACAACGCGAAGGCGCGCAAGCTCAAGGCCTTCTGTTCATTTCTCGCGGAGGCCTATCAGGGGAGTCTGGAGGCTATGTGCGCGAGGCCTCTCGATGAGGTCCGGGCCGAGCTGCTCAATGTCTATGGCATCGGCCGGGAAACCGCCGATTCGATCTTGCTCTACGCCTGTGGGCTGCCGACATTTGTGGTTGATGCATACACGAGGAGGATATTTGAGCGGCTCGGACTCATTGGGCCCCGGCGGGGTTACGAGGAAATTCGCCGGTTCTTCATGGATAGGCTCCCGGCCTCGGTCCCTCTTTTTAATGAATATCACGCCCTGCTCGTCGCCTTGGGGAAGGACATCTGCCTCTTGAGGAAGCCAAGGTGTGAGAGCTGCCCGCTGAACTCCATCTGCGATAATTATGCTTCCTCTGCTTCCGCAGCGGCAAGCGCAGCGCCACATCAGGCGATAGCAGGAGTTTAA
- a CDS encoding Fic family protein, producing the protein MDPRGTPFGEAKKTLLETLLDEIDKKRAIIDSHRPLPEAVVRKLKEYLDVEWTYTSNAIEGSTITRQETLVILKHGLTVRGKPLVEHLEVVNHKAAIDFVEGLAKSDVPITELEIRQIHSLILKGIDDDNAGRYRTHQVYISGSKYVPPDPVDVPVRMREFAAWLSKARSGIHPVECAALAHLELVRIHPFMDGDGRTARLLMNLILMRHSYPIAIVRPEDRLGYYDVLEGAGEGNKEDFVILMATAVNKMADIYVKAIGQR; encoded by the coding sequence ATGGATCCCAGAGGAACCCCTTTTGGAGAAGCGAAGAAAACACTTTTAGAAACGCTTTTAGATGAAATCGACAAGAAAAGAGCGATCATAGATAGCCACAGGCCCCTTCCGGAGGCCGTTGTTCGAAAGTTGAAGGAGTATCTTGATGTGGAGTGGACGTATACGAGCAACGCCATCGAAGGGAGCACCATAACCAGGCAGGAAACCCTGGTCATCCTGAAGCATGGGCTTACCGTAAGGGGTAAACCGCTTGTGGAACACCTCGAGGTTGTCAACCATAAGGCCGCTATAGATTTCGTCGAGGGCCTCGCGAAGAGTGATGTCCCTATTACAGAACTTGAGATACGACAGATCCATTCACTGATCCTTAAGGGGATAGATGATGACAATGCCGGGAGGTACCGGACCCATCAGGTTTACATATCGGGCTCAAAGTACGTTCCTCCCGACCCTGTGGATGTCCCGGTTCGTATGAGGGAGTTTGCCGCCTGGCTCAGCAAGGCTAGGTCAGGCATTCATCCGGTTGAGTGTGCGGCCCTTGCACATCTTGAGCTTGTACGTATTCACCCTTTCATGGATGGCGATGGAAGAACTGCAAGGCTTCTCATGAACCTCATCCTGATGCGGCACAGCTACCCCATCGCTATCGTAAGGCCGGAAGATAGGCTTGGATACTACGACGTTCTAGAAGGAGCAGGGGAGGGCAATAAGGAAGATTTTGTTATTTTGATGGCAACCGCCGTGAACAAGATGGCGGATATCTACGTCAAGGCGATAGGTCAGAGATAG
- a CDS encoding DUF5615 family PIN-like protein, which translates to MRFLVDECVGPVVAKWLREHHHDVFSVYEEARGSEDEAILKKAVDSDRILITNDKDFGSLVFREGKKHSGVILLRLEDERAANKIAVLRSLIERYAQRLDGNFVVATETAVRFVTQLR; encoded by the coding sequence ATGAGGTTTCTTGTAGACGAATGTGTTGGCCCCGTAGTCGCTAAATGGCTTCGAGAACATCATCATGACGTTTTTTCAGTCTACGAGGAGGCGCGAGGTTCAGAGGACGAAGCTATTCTCAAAAAAGCTGTTGATAGTGACCGCATCTTGATCACGAATGATAAGGATTTCGGGTCTCTCGTTTTTCGAGAGGGGAAAAAACATAGTGGTGTGATCCTTTTGCGGTTGGAAGACGAACGTGCTGCTAATAAGATAGCTGTGTTGCGCAGCTTGATCGAACGGTACGCTCAAAGGCTCGATGGGAATTTTGTCGTGGCAACTGAAACAGCTGTCCGATTTGTTACCCAGCTACGCTAA
- a CDS encoding acyl-CoA thioesterase produces MGMMTNRGKRPSESAVVMTELVLPNDANPLGNILGGKVMHLMDIAGAIAASRHCNRPVVTVYVDGISFQEPIKVGEVVVLEATVTWTGNTSMEVMIKVYGEDLTSGTRRHTNTAYFTFVALDDEGKPTRVPPIIVESDEEIRQFKEATIRREERLRRRARAKSNHGNGTGRRFGA; encoded by the coding sequence ATGGGAATGATGACTAATAGAGGTAAACGGCCCAGCGAATCCGCTGTCGTAATGACGGAGCTCGTCCTCCCCAATGATGCCAACCCCCTTGGAAATATCCTCGGGGGCAAGGTGATGCATCTGATGGATATAGCGGGCGCTATCGCAGCATCGCGCCACTGCAATCGCCCCGTCGTGACGGTCTATGTGGACGGAATCAGCTTTCAGGAACCCATCAAGGTCGGCGAGGTAGTAGTGCTGGAGGCCACCGTAACCTGGACAGGCAACACATCTATGGAAGTAATGATCAAGGTATACGGCGAGGACCTCACCTCGGGAACCCGCAGGCATACGAATACAGCCTATTTCACCTTTGTGGCACTAGATGATGAGGGAAAGCCTACGCGGGTTCCACCTATCATCGTGGAGAGTGACGAAGAAATACGCCAATTCAAGGAGGCCACGATCCGGAGGGAGGAAAGGCTCAGGCGAAGGGCCCGGGCTAAATCGAATCATGGAAATGGGACTGGGAGACGTTTTGGAGCTTGA
- the rlmD gene encoding 23S rRNA (uracil(1939)-C(5))-methyltransferase RlmD: protein MGRQGRDGRVVFVPYAAPGDVVRARVIADKGKYVEAELLSVIEESGDRVPPPCPVYFQCGGCQLQHVSYEAQLEYKTRRVRQALERIGKIKDASVKDCLPAPQRFHYRNKARYSYESPGSGPHQSGPRSPADFLSGFYARRTREVVDFDECIIQSHTNNRIFQALNNLVRRLGVPVYNPGSGGALRHLVARTSGDGREALAVLVTHGGPLHEQSLPSIGDLAHRLVELVPGLVGVIEDVGGKVFATSINPGAPGPRLLLGRDWLTEHIHGLEFRVSAESFLQVNPAATELLYGVILGYANLTGEETVLDAYSGIGTISLLLAQRARHVYGIEVVETATRNAIENATLNGLHNCTFITGRVEGVLKGKSIKGILEKNGKNALKKNALEGHAGGEAREEPGQREGNVDIVVVDPPRPGCEKDAISGIVALAPRRIIYVSCNPETLARDLSRLAKAGYQAVEVQPVDMFPQTAHVECCALLQNQ from the coding sequence GTGGGCCGGCAGGGCAGGGACGGCCGTGTAGTATTCGTCCCATACGCCGCCCCGGGCGATGTGGTCCGTGCGAGGGTCATCGCGGACAAGGGGAAATACGTCGAGGCCGAGCTCCTCTCGGTCATTGAAGAATCGGGCGACCGCGTACCGCCCCCGTGCCCTGTCTATTTCCAATGCGGGGGTTGCCAGCTCCAGCATGTATCCTATGAAGCCCAGCTGGAATACAAGACGCGCAGGGTGAGACAGGCCCTGGAGCGAATCGGGAAGATCAAAGATGCCAGCGTCAAGGATTGCCTCCCCGCGCCGCAACGCTTTCACTACCGGAACAAGGCCAGATACTCATACGAATCCCCCGGGTCCGGGCCCCACCAGTCCGGGCCCCGGTCTCCCGCGGATTTCCTATCGGGATTCTATGCTCGCCGCACGCGGGAAGTCGTCGATTTTGACGAGTGCATCATCCAGAGCCATACAAACAATAGGATATTCCAGGCGCTGAACAATCTCGTCCGGAGGCTGGGCGTTCCAGTATATAACCCCGGTTCCGGTGGAGCTCTCCGCCACCTCGTTGCGCGCACCTCGGGCGACGGCCGGGAGGCCCTGGCGGTGCTCGTGACCCACGGGGGGCCTCTTCATGAGCAGTCTCTTCCCAGTATAGGCGACCTAGCCCATAGACTGGTGGAGCTCGTGCCTGGGCTCGTGGGCGTGATCGAAGACGTAGGCGGGAAGGTCTTCGCCACGAGCATCAACCCGGGCGCCCCCGGGCCGCGCCTCCTCCTCGGGCGGGACTGGCTCACGGAACACATACATGGGCTGGAGTTCCGCGTCTCAGCCGAATCATTTCTCCAGGTGAACCCCGCGGCAACGGAGCTTTTGTATGGCGTAATACTAGGCTATGCAAACCTCACAGGCGAAGAAACGGTGCTTGATGCCTATTCGGGAATCGGCACCATCTCTCTCCTACTGGCGCAGCGGGCTCGTCATGTATACGGCATCGAGGTAGTTGAAACCGCCACGAGGAACGCGATAGAAAACGCGACCCTCAACGGGCTCCACAATTGCACCTTCATTACGGGCAGAGTTGAGGGCGTGCTCAAGGGCAAGAGCATTAAAGGTATTCTCGAAAAAAATGGGAAAAATGCCCTCAAGAAGAATGCGCTCGAGGGTCATGCGGGAGGGGAAGCGCGTGAAGAGCCCGGCCAGCGGGAGGGGAATGTGGACATAGTGGTTGTCGACCCCCCAAGGCCCGGCTGCGAGAAAGACGCCATTTCAGGGATAGTTGCCCTCGCCCCCCGGCGCATCATCTATGTATCATGTAATCCCGAGACCCTCGCCCGCGACCTTTCCCGCCTCGCGAAGGCCGGCTACCAGGCGGTCGAGGTGCAGCCGGTGGACATGTTCCCGCAGACCGCGCACGTGGAGTGCTGCGCGCTCCTCCAAAACCAGTGA
- a CDS encoding DUF433 domain-containing protein has translation MKRNSRLLERIVLDPKIMTGKPIIKGTRLTVQYILGLLAHGASIEEILQEYEGLTREDIQACLLFATEALDDSTFMPLTAGAL, from the coding sequence ATGAAAAGAAATAGCAGATTACTCGAACGTATAGTTCTAGATCCTAAAATTATGACCGGAAAACCGATTATCAAGGGGACACGGTTAACCGTTCAATATATTCTGGGGTTATTGGCTCACGGAGCTAGTATTGAGGAGATTTTGCAGGAATATGAGGGGTTAACCCGGGAGGATATCCAAGCCTGTCTTCTATTTGCAACGGAAGCGCTTGATGATAGCACCTTCATGCCGCTGACAGCGGGGGCGCTATAA
- a CDS encoding SDR family oxidoreductase — translation MGADLGKNVLITGASSGIGAATALLLAREGYNVWGTTRRLDKLATLPEELRRRVSFVEMDVTDQASVDRGVAEVLRQAGQIDILINNAGYAIYGPVEEVPMELAKAQFETNVFGALRVIQAVVPAMRERRNGLVINMSSLAGKLVIPFQVHYAASKHAIEAFTEGLRQELRPFGVKVAAIEPGDINTNFNNATQFGQRSDSPYKRWTDASWRTIDVNLRRAPGPEVVARKVLAVVRRAQRSNPATRYPAGDFMSTKFPFLVRFLPDSVREFAIRVFYGINFR, via the coding sequence GTGGGTGCAGATCTAGGCAAGAACGTCTTGATAACGGGCGCCTCGTCGGGCATCGGAGCGGCCACCGCGCTTCTCCTGGCGCGCGAGGGCTATAATGTCTGGGGCACAACGCGCAGGCTGGACAAGCTAGCGACCCTGCCCGAGGAGCTACGCCGCCGGGTTTCGTTTGTCGAGATGGACGTCACGGATCAGGCTTCTGTAGATCGCGGCGTGGCTGAGGTCCTCCGCCAGGCTGGCCAGATAGACATTCTGATTAATAACGCGGGTTATGCCATCTATGGGCCGGTGGAGGAAGTGCCCATGGAACTCGCCAAGGCACAGTTCGAAACAAACGTCTTCGGGGCGCTCCGCGTTATCCAGGCCGTTGTCCCGGCCATGCGGGAGCGGCGCAACGGCCTCGTGATCAATATGAGCTCCCTCGCAGGCAAGCTGGTTATCCCATTCCAGGTCCACTATGCAGCCAGCAAACACGCGATCGAGGCTTTCACCGAAGGCCTCCGCCAGGAGCTGCGGCCGTTTGGGGTCAAGGTGGCGGCCATCGAGCCTGGCGACATCAATACTAACTTCAACAACGCCACCCAGTTTGGGCAGAGGAGCGACTCGCCCTATAAGCGGTGGACGGATGCCAGCTGGCGCACGATCGACGTCAATTTGCGCAGGGCCCCGGGGCCCGAGGTTGTTGCACGCAAGGTGCTGGCTGTGGTGCGAAGAGCGCAGAGGTCTAATCCGGCAACGCGCTATCCCGCGGGCGATTTCATGTCCACAAAGTTTCCATTTCTGGTCCGTTTCCTGCCTGACAGTGTGCGGGAATTCGCCATCCGCGTTTTCTACGGGATTAATTTCCGTTAA